A window of Aquitalea denitrificans contains these coding sequences:
- a CDS encoding CysB family HTH-type transcriptional regulator, with translation MNFQQLRIIRETVRQNFNLTEVANALYTSQSGVSKHIKDLEDELGVELFVRKGKRFLGLTDPGKELLIIVERMLLDAGNIKRLAEQFSQRDEGQLTIATTHTQARYALPQVVTAFKKAYPKVHLVLHQASPEELVRLLQSGDADIGIATEAVAEVAELVSFPYYGWYHSVIAPPHHPLHQQQLSLETLAEYPIVTYHQGFTGRAQIDRAFARAGLVPDIVMSALDADVIKTYVELELAVGIVASMAVDPQRDQAVAVVAGEPLFGQQTTRIAIRRGHYLRSYAYRFIELCSAALDESTVRSALSPALQD, from the coding sequence ATGAACTTTCAGCAACTGCGTATCATTCGTGAAACCGTCCGGCAAAACTTCAACCTGACCGAAGTCGCCAATGCGCTGTACACCTCGCAATCCGGGGTCAGCAAACACATCAAGGATCTGGAAGATGAACTGGGGGTCGAGCTGTTCGTGCGCAAGGGCAAGCGCTTTCTCGGCCTGACCGACCCAGGCAAGGAATTGCTGATCATTGTGGAGCGCATGCTGCTGGATGCCGGCAACATCAAGCGTCTGGCCGAGCAATTCAGCCAGCGTGATGAAGGCCAGCTCACCATTGCCACCACCCACACCCAGGCCCGCTACGCACTGCCGCAGGTGGTTACCGCGTTCAAGAAAGCCTATCCCAAGGTGCACCTGGTACTGCATCAGGCCAGCCCGGAAGAGCTGGTACGCCTGCTGCAGTCTGGCGATGCGGATATCGGCATTGCCACCGAAGCCGTGGCCGAAGTCGCAGAACTGGTGTCATTTCCCTACTACGGCTGGTATCACAGCGTGATAGCCCCGCCACATCACCCGCTACACCAGCAGCAGCTGTCACTGGAAACCCTGGCCGAATACCCCATTGTCACCTATCACCAAGGTTTTACCGGGCGGGCCCAGATCGACCGCGCCTTTGCCCGTGCCGGGCTGGTACCGGATATCGTGATGTCGGCACTGGATGCCGATGTGATCAAGACTTACGTCGAACTGGAACTGGCGGTGGGCATTGTGGCTTCCATGGCGGTGGACCCGCAACGCGACCAGGCGGTGGCGGTGGTTGCAGGAGAGCCGCTGTTCGGCCAGCAAACCACCCGCATCGCCATCCGTCGTGGCCACTATCTGCGCAGCTATGCCTACCGGTTTATCGAACTATGCTCGGCGGCCCTGGATGAAAGCACGGTACGCAGTGCGCTCAGCCCGGCCCTGCAGGACTGA